One window of the Tissierella sp. genome contains the following:
- a CDS encoding prepilin peptidase, translating into MQLLVFLYGLLIGSFLNVCIYRIPKKESIVIPSSCCKNCGTSLKWCDLIPLFSFIVQGGKCRYCKGEISPQYPIIELLNATIYLIIYLRFGFSLELFFYSIIFSLLIIISVIDLQNMIIPDILVVIIFGTAILYKLVSYLLYNISPEVLNSIGGLVFSSLLFILIIIISKGAMGDGDVTLIGILGFIVGIKKIFLTILASFILGAIISIFLLIKKIKGRKDPIPFGPFIILGFFITIFWGDELLNWYIMMF; encoded by the coding sequence ATGCAACTACTTGTTTTCCTATATGGATTACTAATAGGATCATTTTTAAATGTATGTATTTACAGAATACCAAAGAAGGAAAGTATAGTAATACCTTCCTCCTGTTGTAAAAATTGTGGTACAAGTCTCAAATGGTGTGACTTAATACCATTATTTAGCTTTATAGTCCAAGGGGGAAAATGTAGATATTGTAAGGGGGAAATCTCTCCACAGTATCCAATTATTGAACTATTAAATGCTACGATATATTTAATTATCTATTTACGATTTGGGTTTTCTTTAGAATTGTTTTTCTATTCAATTATTTTTTCATTACTTATTATAATTTCAGTTATAGATTTACAAAATATGATAATTCCTGATATTTTAGTTGTTATTATATTTGGAACAGCTATTTTGTATAAACTTGTTTCATACTTATTATATAACATTTCACCGGAAGTATTAAATAGTATAGGAGGACTAGTTTTCTCTTCTTTACTCTTCATCTTAATAATTATAATCTCCAAAGGAGCCATGGGTGATGGAGATGTAACTTTAATCGGAATATTAGGGTTTATTGTAGGTATCAAGAAGATATTTCTTACTATACTGGCGTCTTTTATATTAGGTGCAATTATTTCAATTTTCTTATTAATTAAAAAAATCAAAGGAAGGAAAGATCCAATACCCTTTGGACCATTTATTATATTAGGTTTTTTCATAACAATATTCTGGGGAGATGAATTGCTTAACTGGTATATAATGATGTTTTAA
- a CDS encoding type II secretion system protein has translation MLKEIIKRRNKKGFTLVELLAVIAILGILAAIAVPKFNDVTDNAKKTAAVAEHKVIVSAFQMFQAASPSGSLPAKKADLVGYLDIEDSTDTDENLYTTKNATHEINWSNGMIKTKLIGKTDVLKSSTLK, from the coding sequence ATGTTAAAAGAGATTATAAAAAGAAGGAATAAAAAAGGATTTACATTAGTAGAGTTGTTAGCAGTTATTGCAATACTGGGTATTTTAGCAGCTATAGCTGTGCCAAAATTTAATGATGTTACCGATAATGCCAAAAAAACAGCAGCAGTGGCTGAGCATAAAGTAATTGTTTCTGCTTTTCAGATGTTTCAAGCTGCAAGCCCTAGCGGCTCCTTACCTGCAAAAAAGGCAGATTTAGTAGGTTATTTAGATATAGAAGATAGTACTGACACTGATGAGAATTTATATACAACAAAAAATGCTACTCATGAAATTAATTGGAGTAACGGAATGATAAAAACTAAATTAATTGGCAAAACAGATGTTTTAAAATCAAGTACACTGAAATAA
- a CDS encoding PilN domain-containing protein, producing the protein MRDINFFEPYIGKKGSKLDNKIITFTLSTFIILLIIAYIVYNAVIIKQESEIVEILREMSENPMTMEKVEFIKTKETKVSEFRDYVVKIKQLDSIIERKDVVDESFLDIITSKVPKNLFLTSISIKGGDIHLIGISKDKWAIAELQKGLEDLSHIEEIFVSNISFSENYYNFNVNVRLKGVDTYGEESAEKEEK; encoded by the coding sequence ATGAGAGATATAAACTTTTTTGAACCTTATATAGGTAAAAAGGGTTCAAAATTAGATAATAAAATTATTACTTTTACTTTATCTACTTTTATTATTTTACTTATCATTGCTTATATAGTTTACAATGCAGTTATAATTAAACAAGAGTCGGAAATAGTAGAAATTCTAAGAGAGATGTCCGAAAATCCAATGACAATGGAAAAAGTTGAATTTATTAAAACCAAAGAAACTAAGGTGTCTGAATTTAGAGATTATGTAGTAAAAATCAAACAACTAGATAGTATAATTGAGAGGAAAGATGTCGTAGATGAAAGCTTTTTAGATATAATTACATCTAAAGTTCCAAAGAATTTATTTCTCACTTCTATTAGTATAAAGGGTGGAGATATTCATTTAATAGGTATATCTAAGGATAAATGGGCAATTGCAGAATTACAAAAAGGATTAGAAGATTTAAGTCATATTGAGGAAATTTTCGTGTCAAATATTTCTTTCTCAGAGAATTATTATAATTTTAATGTCAATGTTAGATTAAAGGGTGTGGATACATATGGAGAAGAGTCTGCTGAAAAAGAAGAAAAATAA
- a CDS encoding LysM domain-containing protein, with protein sequence MEKSLLKKKKNKSLEFTRNEKVLLYLLAIILFSWLVYKFIINPQSEKLRALAIQKTEYLQKIGEINDILRREDQINKDWDVLHIGNKKIVSKYFPKLDQAQIIYLLNGLIENENLSVADLNFNRPVYEDIGDLQVKNMDISIPYSGSYFGVLDMINAIKSSPRKILVDSMSMDMDTDGKLNGIMTLKVYSLDGIAEADSNIIYIDIAKEEDKNTPFIPYEDYKSSETNIVEEIEKVVVVKPYVEETLLDFENKNFYFLPSQEFVKGYVSQSTKAKSKDYSLRLEYDIVAIEEENRGYIDISKNNIQLKYPPNTVGLWIYSYDYSPATVGIAFRGQMGEDICIPLTEGIGWTGWKYVEANPPDDLIIYPLNLEKLYVEIPKNRDNCGVILIDKLEAVYSRNIDENGKDVSIGDCMFHVVNSGDTAEKISMEYYGSKKYVNEILKLNEISGLDIIPVGKVLVLKKR encoded by the coding sequence ATGGAGAAGAGTCTGCTGAAAAAGAAGAAAAATAAGTCTTTAGAATTTACAAGAAATGAAAAAGTTCTTTTGTATCTATTAGCTATTATTTTATTTTCTTGGTTAGTATATAAATTCATTATAAACCCTCAATCTGAGAAACTTCGGGCTCTAGCGATACAGAAGACAGAATATCTACAAAAGATTGGCGAAATTAATGATATACTCCGTAGAGAGGATCAAATCAATAAGGATTGGGATGTGTTGCATATAGGAAATAAAAAAATTGTGTCAAAATATTTTCCGAAATTAGATCAAGCGCAGATTATCTATTTACTTAATGGGTTGATTGAAAACGAAAATCTTTCCGTAGCGGATCTTAACTTCAATAGGCCAGTATACGAAGATATTGGGGATCTACAAGTAAAGAATATGGATATTTCTATACCTTATAGTGGAAGTTATTTTGGTGTTTTGGATATGATTAATGCTATAAAGAGCAGTCCAAGAAAGATATTAGTAGACAGCATGTCAATGGATATGGATACAGATGGAAAATTAAATGGGATTATGACATTAAAAGTCTATAGTTTAGATGGAATTGCAGAAGCTGATAGCAATATTATATATATTGACATTGCTAAAGAAGAAGACAAAAACACCCCTTTTATTCCCTATGAGGATTATAAATCTAGTGAAACAAACATTGTAGAAGAAATAGAAAAAGTAGTAGTGGTGAAACCTTATGTAGAAGAAACTCTATTAGATTTTGAAAATAAGAATTTCTATTTTCTACCCTCTCAGGAATTTGTAAAGGGTTATGTTAGTCAGTCTACTAAAGCTAAATCAAAGGATTATTCCTTAAGACTCGAGTATGATATCGTAGCTATAGAGGAAGAAAATCGTGGGTATATTGATATTTCTAAGAACAATATACAACTTAAATATCCTCCGAATACCGTTGGTCTTTGGATATATTCATATGATTATTCTCCTGCTACTGTTGGAATAGCTTTTCGAGGACAAATGGGAGAAGATATATGTATACCACTCACGGAAGGTATAGGCTGGACTGGATGGAAGTATGTTGAGGCTAATCCTCCAGATGATTTAATAATTTATCCACTTAATCTTGAAAAACTATATGTTGAAATTCCAAAGAATAGGGATAATTGTGGTGTGATTTTAATTGATAAGCTTGAGGCAGTTTATTCTAGAAATATTGATGAAAATGGAAAAGATGTAAGTATAGGTGATTGTATGTTTCATGTAGTTAATTCTGGAGATACTGCTGAAAAAATAAGTATGGAGTACTACGGTTCAAAAAAATATGTAAATGAGATATTAAAGCTTAATGAGATAAGTGGTTTAGATATAATTCCTGTTGGCAAAGTTCTTGTACTTAAAAAACGATAG
- the pilM gene encoding type IV pilus assembly protein PilM has protein sequence MKLPLISKKILSLDFGSHEIKVIEGRVLKGESNISKAFTIQLPKGAYLDGEIFNQTMISTTIKNALKDNKVSTDLAYGVINSSSIITREIVIPKVMEKEISSVINYQLNDYLPINLDDYVIKYIILGTSIEGNNEKLNILLIGILKKMVTEHLSLMKDAGLKPQILDFQGNAIAKLLQFNALINEQYNTRDVVIASVDIGYINSKLTVIRNGVIEVSRVIEVGAKELYENVGLIFDCSVEDCERKIFEVRNLNTIQEDFTDYYRLVNVIKSILNNLLEKIEIVFKYYISRGSKSDINYILLQGGLSNLNGVDNIFSNYFNIPSVKLISLDKIKFDGDLSQYSNAIGGLIRMDEVQK, from the coding sequence TTGAAATTACCATTAATCAGCAAAAAAATCTTATCCCTTGACTTTGGTTCCCATGAAATAAAAGTAATAGAAGGACGAGTTTTAAAAGGGGAAAGTAATATTTCAAAAGCTTTCACTATACAGCTACCTAAAGGTGCGTATTTAGATGGTGAAATCTTCAATCAAACTATGATATCTACTACAATAAAAAATGCTTTAAAAGACAACAAAGTTTCAACAGATTTAGCCTATGGGGTAATAAACAGTTCTTCTATTATTACTAGAGAGATTGTTATTCCAAAGGTTATGGAAAAAGAAATATCATCTGTTATTAATTATCAATTAAATGATTATCTACCAATTAATCTAGATGATTATGTTATCAAGTATATTATCTTAGGAACCAGCATTGAAGGAAATAATGAAAAGCTTAATATATTATTAATCGGAATACTAAAAAAGATGGTAACTGAACATCTAAGTTTAATGAAAGATGCAGGGCTAAAGCCACAAATATTAGATTTTCAAGGGAATGCAATTGCTAAACTACTTCAATTCAATGCTTTAATAAACGAACAATATAATACTAGAGATGTAGTTATTGCTTCAGTAGATATAGGATATATAAATTCTAAGCTTACTGTAATAAGAAACGGAGTTATTGAAGTATCACGAGTTATAGAAGTGGGAGCAAAGGAATTATATGAAAACGTAGGATTGATATTTGATTGTTCTGTAGAGGATTGTGAAAGAAAGATATTTGAAGTGAGGAATCTAAATACTATTCAGGAAGATTTTACTGATTATTATAGACTAGTAAATGTTATAAAATCTATCTTAAATAATCTTTTGGAAAAAATTGAAATAGTATTTAAATATTACATTAGTAGGGGATCTAAAAGTGATATTAATTATATTTTGCTTCAAGGAGGTCTTTCAAATTTAAATGGTGTAGATAATATTTTTTCTAATTATTTCAATATACCGTCTGTTAAACTAATTTCTTTAGATAAAATTAAATTTGATGGTGATTTATCTCAGTATTCAAATGCTATTGGAGGGCTAATTCGGATGGATGAGGTGCAAAAATGA